One part of the Arabidopsis thaliana chromosome 4, partial sequence genome encodes these proteins:
- a CDS encoding Polyketide cyclase/dehydrase and lipid transport superfamily protein (Polyketide cyclase/dehydrase and lipid transport superfamily protein; CONTAINS InterPro DOMAIN/s: Lipid-binding START (InterPro:IPR002913); BEST Arabidopsis thaliana protein match is: Polyketide cyclase/dehydrase and lipid transport superfamily protein (TAIR:AT3G23080.1); Has 30201 Blast hits to 17322 proteins in 780 species: Archae - 12; Bacteria - 1396; Metazoa - 17338; Fungi - 3422; Plants - 5037; Viruses - 0; Other Eukaryotes - 2996 (source: NCBI BLink).) produces MDETYFDLLNFFKNPSFTETFVDILLCAVPIWLAVMIGLLIGWSWRPRWTGLIYLGFRSKLRFLWTAPPGFGARRLWLAFTALSAFSVCRTIWSRNDTRANKSATGSASSQTPVEDNDESGLASRGSDNGTVTEDIVTENDLEHLLQLLEVGNAALEWQSMMDKTTPNMSYQAWRHEPETGPVIYRSRTVFEDATPDIVRDFFWDDEFRPKWDFMLANFKTLEEDTQTGTMIVQWRKKFPFFCSDREYIIGRRIWESGKKYYCVTKGVPYPALPKRDKPRRVELYFSSWVIRAVESRKGDGQQTACEVSLVHYEDMGIPKDVAKLGVRHGMWGAVKKLNSGLRAYQSARKSDSSLSRIAQMARITTKLNMDSAESSSRDEDRSRAMEYARQRDHLRMDWKWVVVGGVALACGLHSGIIGKALLAGAGQRLARR; encoded by the exons ATGGATGAGACCTATTTTGATCTATTGAATTTCTTTAAGAATCCCTCTTTTACAGAGACATTTGTCGACATCTTACTATGCGCAGTTCCGATTTGGCTCGCCGTTATGATCGGGTTATTAATCGGATGGTCTTGGCGTCCAAGATGGACCGGTTTGATCTATTTAGGGTTTCGTTCTAAGCTTCGGTTTTTATGGACCGCACCGCCTGGGTTTGGTGCTCGTCGGCTTTGGCTTGCTTTCACCGCTCTCTCTGCTTTCTCCGTTTGCCGAACCATCTGGTCAAGGAATGACACCAGAGCTAATAAATCGGCGACCGGTTCAGCTTCGTCGCAGACGCCTGTTGAGGATAATGATGAATCAGGATTGGCCTCAAG AGGTAGCGATAACGGGACGGTGACAGAGGATATTGTGACAGAGAATGATTTAGAGCATCTGCTTCAGCTGCTTGAAGTTGGAAATGCAGCTTTGGAATGGCAATCTATGATGGATAAGACTACTCCAAATATGAGCTACCAGGCTTGGCGTCATGAGCCTGAG ACAGGTCCTGTTATTTATCGCAGCCGGACTGTGTTTGAGGATGCAACTCCAGATATTGTTAGGGATTTCTTCTGGGATGATGAGTTTCGACCTAAATGGGATTTCATGCTTGCCAACTTCAAAACGTTGGAGGAGGACACTCAGACAGGAACAATGATTGTTCAGTGGAGAAAAAAG tttccttttttctgtAGTGACCGAGAGTATATCATTGGCCGGAGAATATGGGAGTCTGGGAAGAAGTATTATTGTGTCACAAAG GGAGTTCCTTATCCAGCTCTACCAAAGCGTGATAAGCCAAGGCGTGTTGAGCTTTATTTCTCAAGTTGGGTTATCAGAGCGG TTGAATCCCGAAAAGGAGATGGACAGCAAACGGCTTGTGAAGTTTCCCTTGTCCACTACGAAGACATGGGCATCCCAAAAGACGTAGCAAAGTTAGGTGTCCGTCATGGCATGTGGGGAGCTGTCAAGAAGCTAAACTCTGGTTTACGAGCGTACCAATCCGCCAGAAAATCAGACTCATCTCTATCTCGGATCGCCCAAATGGCAAGAATCACTACAAAACTGAACATGGATTCTGCAGAATCATCTTCAAGAGATGAAGACAGAAGCAGAGCAATGGAATATGCGAGACAACGGGACCATTTGAGAATGGACTGGAAATGGGTTGTTGTAGGAGGTGTCGCATTGGCTTGTGGCCTTCACTCTGGGATCATTGGCAAGGCTTTACTGGCTGGAGCTGGCCAGAGACTGGCTCGTAGGTGA
- a CDS encoding Polyketide cyclase/dehydrase and lipid transport superfamily protein (Polyketide cyclase/dehydrase and lipid transport superfamily protein; FUNCTIONS IN: molecular_function unknown; INVOLVED IN: biological_process unknown; LOCATED IN: cellular_component unknown; EXPRESSED IN: 24 plant structures; EXPRESSED DURING: 15 growth stages; CONTAINS InterPro DOMAIN/s: Lipid-binding START (InterPro:IPR002913); BEST Arabidopsis thaliana protein match is: Polyketide cyclase/dehydrase and lipid transport superfamily protein (TAIR:AT3G23080.1); Has 214 Blast hits to 213 proteins in 40 species: Archae - 0; Bacteria - 0; Metazoa - 47; Fungi - 0; Plants - 165; Viruses - 0; Other Eukaryotes - 2 (source: NCBI BLink).) — protein sequence MDETYFDLLNFFKNPSFTETFVDILLCAVPIWLAVMIGLLIGWSWRPRWTGLIYLGFRSKLRFLWTAPPGFGARRLWLAFTALSAFSVCRTIWSRNDTRANKSATGSASSQTPVEDNDESGLASRGSDNGTVTEDIVTENDLEHLLQLLEVGNAALEWQSMMDKTTPNMSYQAWRHEPETGPVIYRSRTVFEDATPDIVRDFFWDDEFRPKWDFMLANFKTLEEDTQTGTMIVQWRKKVSGLLILCDREYIIGRRIWESGKKYYCVTKNSVGDKTPKFRFDNSEWSSLSSSTKA from the exons ATGGATGAGACCTATTTTGATCTATTGAATTTCTTTAAGAATCCCTCTTTTACAGAGACATTTGTCGACATCTTACTATGCGCAGTTCCGATTTGGCTCGCCGTTATGATCGGGTTATTAATCGGATGGTCTTGGCGTCCAAGATGGACCGGTTTGATCTATTTAGGGTTTCGTTCTAAGCTTCGGTTTTTATGGACCGCACCGCCTGGGTTTGGTGCTCGTCGGCTTTGGCTTGCTTTCACCGCTCTCTCTGCTTTCTCCGTTTGCCGAACCATCTGGTCAAGGAATGACACCAGAGCTAATAAATCGGCGACCGGTTCAGCTTCGTCGCAGACGCCTGTTGAGGATAATGATGAATCAGGATTGGCCTCAAG AGGTAGCGATAACGGGACGGTGACAGAGGATATTGTGACAGAGAATGATTTAGAGCATCTGCTTCAGCTGCTTGAAGTTGGAAATGCAGCTTTGGAATGGCAATCTATGATGGATAAGACTACTCCAAATATGAGCTACCAGGCTTGGCGTCATGAGCCTGAG ACAGGTCCTGTTATTTATCGCAGCCGGACTGTGTTTGAGGATGCAACTCCAGATATTGTTAGGGATTTCTTCTGGGATGATGAGTTTCGACCTAAATGGGATTTCATGCTTGCCAACTTCAAAACGTTGGAGGAGGACACTCAGACAGGAACAATGATTGTTCAGTGGAGAAAAAAGGTTTCTGGACTTTTGATACTTTG TGACCGAGAGTATATCATTGGCCGGAGAATATGGGAGTCTGGGAAGAAGTATTATTGTGTCACAAAG AATTCTGTAGGGGACAAAACACCAAAGTTTAGGTTTGACAATTCTGAAT GGAGTTCCTTATCCAGCTCTACCAAAGCGTGA
- the AHL20 gene encoding AT-hook motif nuclear-localized protein 20 (AT-hook motif nuclear-localized protein 20 (AHL20); CONTAINS InterPro DOMAIN/s: Protein of unknown function DUF296 (InterPro:IPR005175), Predicted AT-hook DNA-binding (InterPro:IPR014476); BEST Arabidopsis thaliana protein match is: AT-hook motif nuclear-localized protein 19 (TAIR:AT3G04570.1); Has 30201 Blast hits to 17322 proteins in 780 species: Archae - 12; Bacteria - 1396; Metazoa - 17338; Fungi - 3422; Plants - 5037; Viruses - 0; Other Eukaryotes - 2996 (source: NCBI BLink).), whose amino-acid sequence MANPWWTNQSGLAGMVDHSVSSGHHQNHHHQSLLTKGDLGIAMNQSQDNDQDEEDDPREGAVEVVNRRPRGRPPGSKNKPKAPIFVTRDSPNALRSHVLEISDGSDVADTIAHFSRRRQRGVCVLSGTGSVANVTLRQAAAPGGVVSLQGRFEILSLTGAFLPGPSPPGSTGLTVYLAGVQGQVVGGSVVGPLLAIGSVMVIAATFSNATYERLPMEEEEDGGGSRQIHGGGDSPPRIGSNLPDLSGMAGPGYNMPPHLIPNGAGQLGHEPYTWVHARPPY is encoded by the coding sequence ATGGCAAACCCTTGGTGGACGAACCAGAGTGGTTTAGCGGGCATGGTGGACCATTCGGTCTCCTCAGGCCATCACCAAAACCATCACCACCAAAGTCTTCTTACCAAAGGAGATCTTGGAATAGCCATGAATCAGAGCCAAGACAACGAccaagacgaagaagatgatcctAGAGAAGGAGCCGTTGAGGTGGTCAACCGTAGACCAAGAGGTAGACCACCAGgatccaaaaacaaacccaaagCTCCAATCTTTGTGACAAGAGACAGCCCCAACGCACTCCGTAGCCATGTCTTGGAGATCTCCGACGGCAGTGACGTCGCCGACACAATCGCTCACTTCTCAAGACGCAGGCAACGCGGCGTTTGCGTTCTCAGCGGGACAGGCTCAGTCGCTAACGTCACCCTCCGCCAAGCCGCCGCACCAGGAGGTGTGGTCTCTCTCCAAGGCAGGTTTGAAATCTTATCTTTAACCGGTGCTTTCCTCCCTGGACCTTCCCCACCCGGGTCAACCGGTTTAACGGTTTACTTAGCCGGGGTCCAGGGTCAGGTCGTTGGAGGTAGCGTTGTAGGCCCACTCTTAGCCATAGGGTCGGTCATGGTGATTGCTGCTACTTTCTCTAACGCTACTTATGAGAGATTGCCcatggaagaagaggaagacggTGGCGGCTCAAGACAGATTCACGGAGGCGGTGACTCACCGCCCAGAATCGGTAGTAACCTGCCTGATCTATCAGGGATGGCCGGGCCAGGCTACAATATGCCGCCGCATCTGATTCCAAATGGGGCTGGTCAGCTAGGGCACGAACCATATACATGGGTCCACGCAAGACCACCTTACTGA
- a CDS encoding SMAD/FHA domain-containing protein (SMAD/FHA domain-containing protein; CONTAINS InterPro DOMAIN/s: SMAD/FHA domain (InterPro:IPR008984), Forkhead-associated (FHA) domain (InterPro:IPR000253); BEST Arabidopsis thaliana protein match is: SMAD/FHA domain-containing protein (TAIR:AT3G02400.1); Has 1713 Blast hits to 1668 proteins in 445 species: Archae - 15; Bacteria - 1228; Metazoa - 80; Fungi - 66; Plants - 132; Viruses - 0; Other Eukaryotes - 192 (source: NCBI BLink).) — protein sequence MVTPSLRLVFVKGPREGDALDYKPGSTIRVGRIVRGNEIAIKDAGISTKHLRIESDSGNWVIQDLGSSNGTLLNSNALDPETSVNLGDGDVIKLGEYTSILVNFVIDDFQEKKLTRNNRRQANARKRIRVLESINLGDITEEEKGLDVKFENKPSSRVRKVRKIEDSEKLGITDGLQEDLVEKNGSFRNVESIQSSSVNLIKVEMEDCAMVEENLGRGLKKRVSSKATRSKKIEESVGKACLGVVNVEKVETLKEKRITRATRSKKIDIVGDSYLELDMVLNRARKNKGKNKKADQKPLKSFENDEVTDSGEQGLSCHVEEDMNNELDTDLRKMTLGALFSFLEGHLSKEIIHKTENMIEPMRSKTQRVREYISDQRKVQAKACMC from the coding sequence ATGGTTACGCCATCGTTGAGATTAGTATTCGTCAAGGGTCCAAGAGAAGGCGATGCTCTAGATTACAAGCCTGGATCTACGATTCGTGTTGGTCGAATCGTTCGTGGTAATGAAATCGCAATTAAAGACGCTGGAATCTCCACTAAGCATCTTCGGATCGAATCGGATTCTGGGAATTGGGTAATACAAGATCTTGGATCTTCCAACGGTACTTTATTGAATTCGAATGCTCTTGATCCAGAGACGTCGGTAAATCTCGGAGATGGCGATGTTATCAAACTAGGTGAGTATACATCTATTTTGGTGAATTTTGTGATTGATGATTTTCAGGAGAAGAAGCTTACGAGGAACAATAGGCGTCAGGCTAATGCGAGGAAgcgaattagggttttagaaaGTATCAATTTGGGGGATATCACTGAGGAAGAAAAGGGTTTGGATGTGAAATTTGAGAACAAGCCGAGTTCTAGGGTTAGGAAAGTTAGGAAAATCGAGGATTCGGAGAAATTAGGGATTACTGATGGATTACAAGAGGATCTGGTGGAGAAAAATGGAAGCTTTAGGAATGTTGAAAGTATTCAGAGTTCATCTGTAAACTTAATTAAGGTTGAAATGGAGGATTGTGCAATGGTGGAGGAAAATTTAGGGAGgggattgaagaagagagtgagcAGTAAGGCTACGAGGAgcaagaagattgaagaaagtGTAGGAAAAGCTTGTTTGGGAGTGGTTAATGTAGAGAAGGTAGAGACTTTAAAGGAGAAGAGGATTACTAGGGCTacaagaagcaagaagatTGATATTGTTGGAGATTCTTATTTGGAATTGGACATGGTTCTAAATCGAGCCAGAAAGAACAAAgggaagaacaagaaagcgGATCAGAAGCCGTTGAAGAGCTTTGAAAATGATGAGGTTACTGATTCAGGAGAGCAGGGTTTAAGCTGtcatgttgaagaagatatgaACAATGAACTTGATACAGATCTAAGAAAGATGACATTAGGAGCATTGTTCAGTTTTCTGGAGGGTCATCTGTCAAAAGAGATAATTCACAAGACAGAAAATATGATTGAGCCCATGCGAAGTAAAACTCAGAGAGTTCGTGAGTATATTTCAGATCAAAGAAAAGTTCAGGCTAAAGCGTGTATGTGTTGA
- a CDS encoding Protein kinase superfamily protein (Protein kinase superfamily protein; FUNCTIONS IN: protein serine/threonine kinase activity, protein kinase activity, kinase activity, ATP binding; INVOLVED IN: protein amino acid phosphorylation; LOCATED IN: cellular_component unknown; EXPRESSED IN: 11 plant structures; EXPRESSED DURING: 6 growth stages; CONTAINS InterPro DOMAIN/s: Protein kinase, ATP binding site (InterPro:IPR017441), Protein kinase, catalytic domain (InterPro:IPR000719), Serine/threonine-protein kinase domain (InterPro:IPR002290), Serine/threonine-protein kinase-like domain (InterPro:IPR017442), Protein kinase-like domain (InterPro:IPR011009); BEST Arabidopsis thaliana protein match is: Protein kinase superfamily protein (TAIR:AT5G14720.1); Has 121171 Blast hits to 119626 proteins in 3383 species: Archae - 90; Bacteria - 13775; Metazoa - 44497; Fungi - 12077; Plants - 30839; Viruses - 477; Other Eukaryotes - 19416 (source: NCBI BLink).): MARNKLEFPLDAEAYEIICKIGVGVSASVYKAICIPMNSMVVAIKAIDLDQSRADFDSLRRETKTMSLLSHPNILNAYCSFTVDRCLWVVMPFMSCGSLHSIVSSSFPSGLPENCISVFLKETLNAISYLHDQGHLHRDIKAGNILVDSDGSVKLADFGVSASIYEPVTSSSGTTSSSLRLTDIAGTPYWMAPEVVHSHTGYGFKADIWSFGITALELAHGRPPLSHLPPLKSLLMKITKRFHFSDYEINTSGSSKKGNKKFSKAFREMVGLCLEQDPTKRPSAEKLLKHPFFKNCKGLDFVVKNVLHSLSNAEQMFMESQILIKSVGDDDEEEEEEDEEIVKNRRISGWNFREDDLQLSPVFPATESDSSESSPREEDQSKDKKEDDNVTITGYELGLGLSNEEAKNQEGEVVGFDKDLVLEKLKVLKKSLEHQRARVSIIIEALSGDKEEKSREEELLEMVEKLKIELETEKLKTLRADKDSVLG, from the coding sequence ATGGCTCGGAACAAGCTCGAGTTCCCTCTTGATGCTGAAGCCTACGAGATCATCTGCAAGATAGGCGTTGGTGTTAGTGCTTCGGTCTACAAGGCCATATGCATTCCGATGAACTCAATGGTAGTTGCTATCAAAGCCATCGATCTTGATCAGTCGCGGGCTGACTTTGACAGTCTTCGCCGTGAAACCAAGACGATGTCTCTGCTTTCTCATCCGAATATTCTCAATGCTTATTGTTCATTCACCGTTGATCGATGTCTCTGGGTGGTTATGCCATTCATGTCTTGTGGCTCTCTTCATTCGATCGTCTCTTCGTCTTTTCCAAGTGGGTTACCAGAAAACTGCATTTCCGTCTTCCTCAAGGAAACTCTGAATGCAATCTCGTATCTTCACGATCAGGGTCATTTGCACCGTGACATCAAGGCAGGTAACATTCTGGTAGATTCTGATGGATCCGTGAAGCTCGCTGATTTCGGAGTATCTGCATCCATCTATGAACCCGTGACATCTTCCTCTGgaacaacatcttcttctttaaggTTAACTGATATAGCGGGAACACCGTATTGGATGGCTCCGGAAGTGGTTCATTCCCACACAGGGTATGGTTTCAAAGCAGACATTTGGTCTTTCGGGATAACAGCGTTGGAGTTAGCACATGGAAGACCTCCGTTATCTCACTTACCGCCGTTGAAGAGTCTGCTCATGAAGATCACCAAaaggtttcatttttctgattaCGAGATCAATACGAGCGGAAGCAGCAAAAAGGGTAACAAGAAGTTCTCAAAAGCTTTTAGAGAAATGGTTGGTTTGTGTCTAGAGCAAGATCCTACTAAAAGACCATCGGCAGAGAAGTTGTTGAAGCATCCTTTTTTCAAGAACTGTAAAGGACTCGACTTTGTGGTCAAGAACGTGTTGCATAGCTTGTCAAACGCAGAGCAGATGTTTATGGAGAGTCAGATTTTGATCAAGAGtgttggagatgatgatgaagaagaagaagaagaagacgaagagataGTGAAGAATAGAAGAATCAGTGGGTGGAATTTCCGTGAAGACGATCTCCAACTTAGTCCAGTGTTCCCAGCTACTGAATCAGACTCTTCTGAGTCCAGTCCACGTGAAGAAGATcaatcaaaagacaaaaaggaaGACGATAACGTCACAATAACGGGGTATGAACTCGGTTTAGGTTTGTCGAACGAGGAAGCTAAGAACCAAGAAGGTGAGGTTGTTGGGTTTGATAAAGATTTGGTGTTAGAGAAACTGAAAGTGTTGAAGAAAAGTTTAGAGCATCAAAGAGCAAGAGTGTCGATTATAATCGAAGCATTGAGTGGggacaaggaagagaagagcagagaagaagagcttcTAGAGATGGTGGAGAAGTTAAAGATTGAATTGGAAACTGAGAAGCTAAAGACCTTGCGTGCTGATAAAGATAGTGTTTTGGGTTAA